A single genomic interval of Lucilia cuprina isolate Lc7/37 chromosome 2, ASM2204524v1, whole genome shotgun sequence harbors:
- the LOC111680542 gene encoding pancreatic triacylglycerol lipase isoform X2, giving the protein MCKIVKYILQLLLMDIVLNVGIRAQVELNEEDYNDTWMYMPDGDGKPQVAYLVEPPPEDNRNKVPKLVQFEYYGGSNPDTPVINTVPLEDNEVFTHLRVKRDSWEEMAEKFNPKLDTKILVHGWKSSTQSNSIQSIRGAYMQKGHINVFAINWRDQADNIYYLRPARYTVQVGRAVAKLIDLLVEEKGADPMRIHLIGHSLGSHIMGYAGSYTKYRVGRITGLDPARPAFEDCIGPENHLDRTDAEFVDVIHSCAGFLGFKNPIGHVDFYPNGGHPPQPGCTELSQIFTGCSHGRSYEYYAESINSEKGFYATPCTSLFDIKGENCTGTKILMGDRVPKTAEGIYYLKTANKPAFALGME; this is encoded by the exons atgtgtaaaatagtcaaatatattttacaactgCTGCTAATGGACATTGTTTTAAACG TGGGTATACGAGCACAAGTGGAATTAAATGAGGAAGATTATAATGATACTTGGATGTATATGCCCGATGGAGATGGTAAACCACAGGTCGCCTATTTAGTGGAACCACCGCCCGAAGATAATCGCAATAAAGTACCAAAACTAGTACAATTTGAATATTATGGCGG ctCCAATCCTGATACCCCAGTAATAAATACCGTGCCCTTGGAAGACAATGAAGTTTTTACTCATTTACGTGTAAAACGTGACAGTTGGGAGGAAATGGCAGAGAAATTTAATCCTAAATTGGATACGAAAATTTTAGTACACGGCTGGAAATCAAGCACACAAAGTAATTCTATACAATCTATTAGAGGGGCCTACATGCAAAAGGGTCATATTAATGTTTTTG CTATAAATTGGAGAGATCAGGcagataatatttattatttaagacCTGCCCGTTATACGGTGCAAGTTGGTAGAGCTGTGGCTAAACTTATTGATTTACTAGTGGAGGAGAAAGGTGCCGATCCTATGCGTATTCATCTTATAGGTCATAGTTTGGGTTCACATATTATGGGCTATGCTGGTTCTTATACTAAATATCGTGTAGGAAGAATTACTG GTTTGGATCCCGCTCGTCCTGCTTTTGAGGACTGTATTGGTCCTGAAAATCATTTAGATCGAACTGATGCCGAATTTGTTGATGTTATACACAGTTGTGCTGGctttttgggttttaaaaatCCCATAGGTCATGTCGATTTCTATCCTAATGGCGGTCATCCTCCTCAACCCGGTTGCACTGAATTAAGTCAAATCTTTA ctGGTTGCAGTCATGGTAGATCATATGAATACTATGCCGAATCGATTAATAGTGAAAAGGGTTTTTATGCCACCCCTTGTACTTCTCTCTTTGATATTAAAGGTGAAAATTGTACTGGCACTAAAATATTAATGGGTGATCGTGTACCTAAAACAGCCGAGGGGATTTATTACCTAAAAACCGCCAATAAACCAGCATTTGCTCTGGGCAtggaataa
- the LOC111680542 gene encoding pancreatic triacylglycerol lipase isoform X3 translates to MGIRAQVELNEEDYNDTWMYMPDGDGKPQVAYLVEPPPEDNRNKVPKLVQFEYYGGSNPDTPVINTVPLEDNEVFTHLRVKRDSWEEMAEKFNPKLDTKILVHGWKSSTQSNSIQSIRGAYMQKGHINVFAINWRDQADNIYYLRPARYTVQVGRAVAKLIDLLVEEKGADPMRIHLIGHSLGSHIMGYAGSYTKYRVGRITGLDPARPAFEDCIGPENHLDRTDAEFVDVIHSCAGFLGFKNPIGHVDFYPNGGHPPQPGCTELSQIFTGCSHGRSYEYYAESINSEKGFYATPCTSLFDIKGENCTGTKILMGDRVPKTAEGIYYLKTANKPAFALGME, encoded by the exons A TGGGTATACGAGCACAAGTGGAATTAAATGAGGAAGATTATAATGATACTTGGATGTATATGCCCGATGGAGATGGTAAACCACAGGTCGCCTATTTAGTGGAACCACCGCCCGAAGATAATCGCAATAAAGTACCAAAACTAGTACAATTTGAATATTATGGCGG ctCCAATCCTGATACCCCAGTAATAAATACCGTGCCCTTGGAAGACAATGAAGTTTTTACTCATTTACGTGTAAAACGTGACAGTTGGGAGGAAATGGCAGAGAAATTTAATCCTAAATTGGATACGAAAATTTTAGTACACGGCTGGAAATCAAGCACACAAAGTAATTCTATACAATCTATTAGAGGGGCCTACATGCAAAAGGGTCATATTAATGTTTTTG CTATAAATTGGAGAGATCAGGcagataatatttattatttaagacCTGCCCGTTATACGGTGCAAGTTGGTAGAGCTGTGGCTAAACTTATTGATTTACTAGTGGAGGAGAAAGGTGCCGATCCTATGCGTATTCATCTTATAGGTCATAGTTTGGGTTCACATATTATGGGCTATGCTGGTTCTTATACTAAATATCGTGTAGGAAGAATTACTG GTTTGGATCCCGCTCGTCCTGCTTTTGAGGACTGTATTGGTCCTGAAAATCATTTAGATCGAACTGATGCCGAATTTGTTGATGTTATACACAGTTGTGCTGGctttttgggttttaaaaatCCCATAGGTCATGTCGATTTCTATCCTAATGGCGGTCATCCTCCTCAACCCGGTTGCACTGAATTAAGTCAAATCTTTA ctGGTTGCAGTCATGGTAGATCATATGAATACTATGCCGAATCGATTAATAGTGAAAAGGGTTTTTATGCCACCCCTTGTACTTCTCTCTTTGATATTAAAGGTGAAAATTGTACTGGCACTAAAATATTAATGGGTGATCGTGTACCTAAAACAGCCGAGGGGATTTATTACCTAAAAACCGCCAATAAACCAGCATTTGCTCTGGGCAtggaataa
- the LOC111680542 gene encoding pancreatic triacylglycerol lipase isoform X1 — protein sequence MAGITSAHCLCNIFSPCRNELSSTFVLIQWLIGGVSTILNFVKPVMQLLGIRAQVELNEEDYNDTWMYMPDGDGKPQVAYLVEPPPEDNRNKVPKLVQFEYYGGSNPDTPVINTVPLEDNEVFTHLRVKRDSWEEMAEKFNPKLDTKILVHGWKSSTQSNSIQSIRGAYMQKGHINVFAINWRDQADNIYYLRPARYTVQVGRAVAKLIDLLVEEKGADPMRIHLIGHSLGSHIMGYAGSYTKYRVGRITGLDPARPAFEDCIGPENHLDRTDAEFVDVIHSCAGFLGFKNPIGHVDFYPNGGHPPQPGCTELSQIFTGCSHGRSYEYYAESINSEKGFYATPCTSLFDIKGENCTGTKILMGDRVPKTAEGIYYLKTANKPAFALGME from the exons atggctGGCATAACCTCAGCTCACTGTCTGTGCAATATCTTCAGTCCTTGTCGCAACGAATTATCTTCAACATTTGTATTGATCCAATGGCTAATAGGAGGAGTTTccacaatattaaattttgtaaaaccaGTCATGCAGCtgt TGGGTATACGAGCACAAGTGGAATTAAATGAGGAAGATTATAATGATACTTGGATGTATATGCCCGATGGAGATGGTAAACCACAGGTCGCCTATTTAGTGGAACCACCGCCCGAAGATAATCGCAATAAAGTACCAAAACTAGTACAATTTGAATATTATGGCGG ctCCAATCCTGATACCCCAGTAATAAATACCGTGCCCTTGGAAGACAATGAAGTTTTTACTCATTTACGTGTAAAACGTGACAGTTGGGAGGAAATGGCAGAGAAATTTAATCCTAAATTGGATACGAAAATTTTAGTACACGGCTGGAAATCAAGCACACAAAGTAATTCTATACAATCTATTAGAGGGGCCTACATGCAAAAGGGTCATATTAATGTTTTTG CTATAAATTGGAGAGATCAGGcagataatatttattatttaagacCTGCCCGTTATACGGTGCAAGTTGGTAGAGCTGTGGCTAAACTTATTGATTTACTAGTGGAGGAGAAAGGTGCCGATCCTATGCGTATTCATCTTATAGGTCATAGTTTGGGTTCACATATTATGGGCTATGCTGGTTCTTATACTAAATATCGTGTAGGAAGAATTACTG GTTTGGATCCCGCTCGTCCTGCTTTTGAGGACTGTATTGGTCCTGAAAATCATTTAGATCGAACTGATGCCGAATTTGTTGATGTTATACACAGTTGTGCTGGctttttgggttttaaaaatCCCATAGGTCATGTCGATTTCTATCCTAATGGCGGTCATCCTCCTCAACCCGGTTGCACTGAATTAAGTCAAATCTTTA ctGGTTGCAGTCATGGTAGATCATATGAATACTATGCCGAATCGATTAATAGTGAAAAGGGTTTTTATGCCACCCCTTGTACTTCTCTCTTTGATATTAAAGGTGAAAATTGTACTGGCACTAAAATATTAATGGGTGATCGTGTACCTAAAACAGCCGAGGGGATTTATTACCTAAAAACCGCCAATAAACCAGCATTTGCTCTGGGCAtggaataa
- the LOC111680536 gene encoding annulin isoform X2, whose product MTTWYTNYIPTWVNRWWQPPRPFNPYRSIRPASENESSDAILKVVTVELHREDNHNEHHTDHFYAAKDALIVRRGEPFRITLNFNRPFSPSRDAVSFIFTVADEKKPSPGHGTLVGIVPRDGIDFLGDPLEWGAGIEEHEGSSLTVLIKPAVTCPVTEWKLDIDTKLLGDGSKSFTMPVPIYVLFNPWCPDDQVYLADRDERKEYVMHDTTLIWRGSYNRLRPSVWKLGQFERHVLECSLKLLGTVGRVPAAYRGDPVRVARALSAAVNSVDDDGVILGNWTDDFSGGIAPTKWMGSTEILQQFYKTQKPVKYGQCWNFSGVLTTIARALGIPSRIITCYSSAHDTQASLTVDIFIDQNNKKMDAETTDSIWNYHVWNEVWMTRPDLGVGQNGISYDGWQAVDATPQEASDNMYRVGPASVAAVKHGEILRPFDCGFVFSEVNADKVYWRYNGPFQPIKMLRKDTLAIGHLISTKAVLKWEREDVTSSYKFEEKTDEERNIMLKALKQSRHAFSRYYLNDTFNEVEFDMQLRDDIKIGESFTVIVSITNKSKEKAHTATGQLNCDTVLYTGINNEEVKSMGFEVEIQPGETEYVRMEVIFEEYFKKLSTQASFNISCSAVVKNTDYEYYAQDDFRVRKPDIKFTFQGDIVSQQPVDVIVRLTNPLPIPVKKGIFYIEGPGIDKPLRFKIAEIPVGGTAASTFKYVPPYAGRGTMLAKFTSKELDDVDGFMHYEIKPRPEDVINSEHRRSSSNIIRRRTDVIP is encoded by the exons atgACAACTTggtatacaaattatatacccaCTTGGGTAAATCGTTGGTGGCAACCTCCACGTCCTTTTAATCCCTATCGTAGTATACGTCCAGCCTCAGAAA ACGAATCAAGTGATGCAATTTTAAAAGTGGTTACTGTGGAACTACACCGCGAAGACAATCATAATGAACATCATACAGATCATTTTTATGCTGCCAAAGATGCCCTCATTGTTAGACGTGGTGAACCATTTAGAATAACATTGAATTTTAATCGCCCCTTTAGTCCTAGTCGTGATGCCGTAAGTTTTATCTTCACGGTGGCTGATGAGAAAAAGCCCAGTCCTGGACATGGTACTTTAGTAGGTATAGTACCCAGGGATGGTATTGATTTTTTGGGTGATCCTTTGGAATGGGGTGCTGGTATAGAGGAACATGAGGGCAGTTCATTAACAGTACTAATTAAACCGGCTGTAACATGTCCGGTTACGGAATGGAAATTAGATATTGATACTAAATTGTTGGGAGATGGTTCTAAGTCCTTTACCATGCCAGTGCCAATTTATGTGCTTTTTAATCCCTGGTGTCCCGATGATCAAGTCTATCTCGCAGATCGCGATGAACGTAAGGAATATGTAATGCATGATACTACACTTATATGGCGGGGATCCTATAATCGTCTAAGACCTTCGGTATGGAAACTGGGACAGTTTGAAAGACATGTTTTGGAATGTTCTTTGAAGTTATTGGGCACTGTGGGACGTGTGCCGGCAGCTTATAGGGGAGATCCCGTGCGTGTGGCAAGAGCGTTATCGGCTGCCGTTAATTCCGTGGATGATGATGGTGTTATATTGGGCAATTGGACTGATGATTTTTCTGGTGGCATTGCACCCACCAAATGGATGGGTTCTACTGAAATCTtgcaacaattttataaaactcaaaaacCTGTAAAATATGGACAATGTTGGAATTTCTCTGGTGTTCTTACTACCATAGCAAGGGCTCTAGGTATACCTTCACGTATAATAACCTGCTACTCCTCTGCCCATGATACCCAAGCCTCTTTGACGGTGGACATATTTATTGatcagaataataaaaaaatggatGCTGAAACTACTGACTCGATTTGGAACTATCATGTTTGGAATGAAGTCTGGATGACACGACCCGATTTAGGAGTAGGACAAAATGGTATATCATATGATGGTTGGCAGGCAGTGGATGCTACTCCCCAAGAGGCCTCTGATAATATGTACCGAGTCGGCCCTGCCTCCGTGGCTGCAGTAAAACACGGGGAAATCCTAAGACCTTTCGATTGTGGTTTTGTATTCTCTGAAGTTAATGCCGACAAGGTGTATTGGCGTTACAATGGTCCCTTCCAACCCATTAAAATGTTGCGTAAAGATACTCTGGCCATAGGACATCTAATAAGTACTAAAGCTGTGCTTAAATGGGAACGTGAAGATGTTACTAGTTCCTACAAATTCGAAGAGAAAACCGATGAAGAACGCAATATAATGCTGAAAGCCTTAAAACAATCCCGTCATGCTTTCAGTCGTTATTATTTGAACGATACTTTCAATGAGGTCGAATTCGATATGCAATTAAGAGATGACATTAAAATTGGTGAAAGTTTCACCGTGATTGTAAGTATTACAAATAAATCGAAAGAAAAAGCACACACGGCTACGGGTCAATTGAATTGCGATACAGTTTTGTATACTGGTATCAATAACGAAGAGGTCAAGTCTATGGGATTTGAGGTGGAAATTCAACCGGGAGAAACGGAATATGTGCGCATGGAAGTAATATTTGAGGAGTATTTCAAGAAATTAAGCACACAG GCCTCTTTTAATATTTCCTGCTCAGCTGTTGTGAAAAACACCGATTATGAATACTATGCTCAAGATGATTTCCGTGTACGTAAACCTGATATTAAATTCACTTTCCAAGGCGACATAGTATCCCAACAGCCTGTAGATGTTATAGTGCGTTTAACTAATCCCTTACCTATACCAGTTAAAAAGggtattttctatatagaagGACCTGGTATAGATAAACCTTTGAGATTTAAG atTGCTGAAATACCTGTTGGTGGCACGGCTGCTTCTACATTCAAATATGTACCGCCCTATGCTGGACGTGGTACCATGTTGGCAAAATTCACCTCTAAGGAATTAGATGATGTTGATGGTTTTATGCATTACGAAATAAAACCTAGACCAGAGGATGTCATTAACAGTGAACATAGACGTTCTAGCAGTAATATCATAAGAAGAAGAACCGATGTTATACCTTAA
- the LOC111680536 gene encoding annulin isoform X1 has protein sequence MGNKVSSLEANQRNIDLKCCNCLKNMCFQEISETPIRMMDYKINERDESSDAILKVVTVELHREDNHNEHHTDHFYAAKDALIVRRGEPFRITLNFNRPFSPSRDAVSFIFTVADEKKPSPGHGTLVGIVPRDGIDFLGDPLEWGAGIEEHEGSSLTVLIKPAVTCPVTEWKLDIDTKLLGDGSKSFTMPVPIYVLFNPWCPDDQVYLADRDERKEYVMHDTTLIWRGSYNRLRPSVWKLGQFERHVLECSLKLLGTVGRVPAAYRGDPVRVARALSAAVNSVDDDGVILGNWTDDFSGGIAPTKWMGSTEILQQFYKTQKPVKYGQCWNFSGVLTTIARALGIPSRIITCYSSAHDTQASLTVDIFIDQNNKKMDAETTDSIWNYHVWNEVWMTRPDLGVGQNGISYDGWQAVDATPQEASDNMYRVGPASVAAVKHGEILRPFDCGFVFSEVNADKVYWRYNGPFQPIKMLRKDTLAIGHLISTKAVLKWEREDVTSSYKFEEKTDEERNIMLKALKQSRHAFSRYYLNDTFNEVEFDMQLRDDIKIGESFTVIVSITNKSKEKAHTATGQLNCDTVLYTGINNEEVKSMGFEVEIQPGETEYVRMEVIFEEYFKKLSTQASFNISCSAVVKNTDYEYYAQDDFRVRKPDIKFTFQGDIVSQQPVDVIVRLTNPLPIPVKKGIFYIEGPGIDKPLRFKIAEIPVGGTAASTFKYVPPYAGRGTMLAKFTSKELDDVDGFMHYEIKPRPEDVINSEHRRSSSNIIRRRTDVIP, from the exons atggGCAATAAAGTGTCTTCATTAGAGGCAAACCAAAGAAATATTGATTTGAAATGTTGCAATTGTTTGAAAAACATGTGTTTCCAAGAAATTTCCGAAACGCCCATACGTATGAtggattataaaataaatgaaagag ACGAATCAAGTGATGCAATTTTAAAAGTGGTTACTGTGGAACTACACCGCGAAGACAATCATAATGAACATCATACAGATCATTTTTATGCTGCCAAAGATGCCCTCATTGTTAGACGTGGTGAACCATTTAGAATAACATTGAATTTTAATCGCCCCTTTAGTCCTAGTCGTGATGCCGTAAGTTTTATCTTCACGGTGGCTGATGAGAAAAAGCCCAGTCCTGGACATGGTACTTTAGTAGGTATAGTACCCAGGGATGGTATTGATTTTTTGGGTGATCCTTTGGAATGGGGTGCTGGTATAGAGGAACATGAGGGCAGTTCATTAACAGTACTAATTAAACCGGCTGTAACATGTCCGGTTACGGAATGGAAATTAGATATTGATACTAAATTGTTGGGAGATGGTTCTAAGTCCTTTACCATGCCAGTGCCAATTTATGTGCTTTTTAATCCCTGGTGTCCCGATGATCAAGTCTATCTCGCAGATCGCGATGAACGTAAGGAATATGTAATGCATGATACTACACTTATATGGCGGGGATCCTATAATCGTCTAAGACCTTCGGTATGGAAACTGGGACAGTTTGAAAGACATGTTTTGGAATGTTCTTTGAAGTTATTGGGCACTGTGGGACGTGTGCCGGCAGCTTATAGGGGAGATCCCGTGCGTGTGGCAAGAGCGTTATCGGCTGCCGTTAATTCCGTGGATGATGATGGTGTTATATTGGGCAATTGGACTGATGATTTTTCTGGTGGCATTGCACCCACCAAATGGATGGGTTCTACTGAAATCTtgcaacaattttataaaactcaaaaacCTGTAAAATATGGACAATGTTGGAATTTCTCTGGTGTTCTTACTACCATAGCAAGGGCTCTAGGTATACCTTCACGTATAATAACCTGCTACTCCTCTGCCCATGATACCCAAGCCTCTTTGACGGTGGACATATTTATTGatcagaataataaaaaaatggatGCTGAAACTACTGACTCGATTTGGAACTATCATGTTTGGAATGAAGTCTGGATGACACGACCCGATTTAGGAGTAGGACAAAATGGTATATCATATGATGGTTGGCAGGCAGTGGATGCTACTCCCCAAGAGGCCTCTGATAATATGTACCGAGTCGGCCCTGCCTCCGTGGCTGCAGTAAAACACGGGGAAATCCTAAGACCTTTCGATTGTGGTTTTGTATTCTCTGAAGTTAATGCCGACAAGGTGTATTGGCGTTACAATGGTCCCTTCCAACCCATTAAAATGTTGCGTAAAGATACTCTGGCCATAGGACATCTAATAAGTACTAAAGCTGTGCTTAAATGGGAACGTGAAGATGTTACTAGTTCCTACAAATTCGAAGAGAAAACCGATGAAGAACGCAATATAATGCTGAAAGCCTTAAAACAATCCCGTCATGCTTTCAGTCGTTATTATTTGAACGATACTTTCAATGAGGTCGAATTCGATATGCAATTAAGAGATGACATTAAAATTGGTGAAAGTTTCACCGTGATTGTAAGTATTACAAATAAATCGAAAGAAAAAGCACACACGGCTACGGGTCAATTGAATTGCGATACAGTTTTGTATACTGGTATCAATAACGAAGAGGTCAAGTCTATGGGATTTGAGGTGGAAATTCAACCGGGAGAAACGGAATATGTGCGCATGGAAGTAATATTTGAGGAGTATTTCAAGAAATTAAGCACACAG GCCTCTTTTAATATTTCCTGCTCAGCTGTTGTGAAAAACACCGATTATGAATACTATGCTCAAGATGATTTCCGTGTACGTAAACCTGATATTAAATTCACTTTCCAAGGCGACATAGTATCCCAACAGCCTGTAGATGTTATAGTGCGTTTAACTAATCCCTTACCTATACCAGTTAAAAAGggtattttctatatagaagGACCTGGTATAGATAAACCTTTGAGATTTAAG atTGCTGAAATACCTGTTGGTGGCACGGCTGCTTCTACATTCAAATATGTACCGCCCTATGCTGGACGTGGTACCATGTTGGCAAAATTCACCTCTAAGGAATTAGATGATGTTGATGGTTTTATGCATTACGAAATAAAACCTAGACCAGAGGATGTCATTAACAGTGAACATAGACGTTCTAGCAGTAATATCATAAGAAGAAGAACCGATGTTATACCTTAA
- the LOC111680552 gene encoding RWD domain-containing protein 4: MSEALEQQTEEREALQSIYEGDEAFKEINSTTFQYKYGEENNYKSFLVEIKWGENYPNELPTINMDTFYNRNLVAPVKLAIQAALKEEAEQWLGCGMTYTLFECLKERIDELTAEQPEHAAVQSIDLDKVGVSAIQISDNAETAKKEPKKEQLTKAQKRRQWERADHKGDRPRGWDWVDIVKHLSQTGYKEEQNASKNNTTQLLQPLNS, encoded by the exons atgtcCGAAGCATTGGAACAGCAAACAGAAGAAAGAGAAGCGTTACAATCTATTTATGAGGGTGACGAGGCTTTTAAGGAAATTAACAGCACCACTTTTCAATACAAG TATGGAGaggaaaataattacaaatcatTTTTGGTAGAAATAAAATGGGGTGAAAATTATCCAAATGAATTGCCCACCATAAATATGGATACATTTTACAATAGAAATct agtGGCTCCGGTTAAATTAGCAATACAGGCAGCACTGAAAGAAGAAGCCGAACAGTGGTTAGGTTGTGGTATGACCTACACTCTCTTCGAATGTTTGAAGGAGCGTATAGATGAGCTAACAGCAGAACAACCGGAACATGCAGCCGTTCAATCTATAGATTTGGATAAGGTAGGTGTAAGTGCAATACAAATATCAGATAATGCCGAGACAGCCAAAAAGGAACCGAAAAAAGAACAGCTTACGAAAGCCCAGAAACGTAGACAATGGGAAAGAGCTGATCATAAGGGAGATCGTCCTCGAGGTTGGGATTGGGTGGATATTGTAAAACATTTGTCACAGACAGGCTACAAAGAAGAGCAGAATGCGTCGAAAAATAATACAACGCAACTGTTGCAACCATTAAATagctga
- the LOC111680538 gene encoding H/ACA ribonucleoprotein complex non-core subunit NAF1 — MDINDSENLIKESTCTEEKSQQPVESQESKDINEDKIKEKTNVTTKETIEILQVELITPRTDEAVNTNTSNETENTSHVEECSEKMQTTQEQATKIQTECVAETNSTSNEMDTNDETDKAITEETTSKESSNQQPTTSGLGLLAQYDSDNESVVEVPIDGYRNQVVEIDSDSDSEDSSDSSDVEYLSELRKTIEKRMEVVDDDDEDEESNTGKRKNTPRLKVKGEMLLEDLPPIQDLQITVPEDECIEFGKIHSVVDQLLLVSALPNSILLDLGTVIFLEKGQKVLGEVFDVLGQVADPLYCVRFNSNKQIKEKQINVGDVVYVAPKTQYTQYVILSNLMKIKGSDASWENDVEPPPRFLDYSDDEQEQLARRQLRNKDRPVDNDDPTKKPRTMEDEDANTNRYQQSNNSQRGRYNEQRNNNRGGGGRPRYNAPPHHNQQRAPNPNHHRSSWHSNYYPQSYPHQPSTANYGMPPVHNQPPPSQAYPPHVPMYGMPPMHNMPYPPPTQPAQYGAPPMLHQHNPQIIPNTFSIRPPTLHGPPPPHMAHHQQYSSTPPPPPGSQ, encoded by the exons atGGATATTAATGATAGtgaaaatcttataaaagaATCAACATGTACTGAAGAAAAAAGTCAACAGCCTGTAGAGTCTCAGGAATCAAAGGATATCAATGAGGATAAAATAAAGg aaaaaactaaTGTCACAACAAAAGAAACTATAGAAATATTGCAAGTAGAATTGATAACTCCTCGAACTGATGAAGCTGTTAACACTAACACATCTAATGAAACAGAGAACACCAGTCATGTGGAAGAATGTAGTGAAAAGATGCAAACCACACAGGAGCAggcaacaaaaattcaaactgaATGTGTTGCCGAAACCAATTCTACCAGCAATGAAATGGACACAAATGATGAAACAGATAAAGCTATTACTGAAGAAACCACATCTAAGGAGTCATCAAATCAACAACCAACAACAAGTGGTCTTGGTTTATTAGCTCAATATGATTCCGATAATGAATCTGTGGTAGAAGTTCCAATTGACGGCTATCGCAACCAAGTGGTTGAGATTGATTCTGATAGTGATTCGGAGGACAGTAGTGATTCGTCAGATGTTGAGTACCTAAGTGAGTTGcgtaaaacaattgaaaaacgTATGGAAGTTGTCGATGACGACGACGAAGATGAAGAGAGCAATACTGGCAAAAGAAAGAATACACCAAGATTAAAAGTAAAAGGTGAAATGTTGTTAGAAGATTTACCACCCATACAAGATTTGCAAATAACAGTGCCCGAAGATGAATGCATAGAGTTTGGCAAAATTCACTCAGTTGTTGATCAGTTGCTTTTGGTTAGTGCTTTGCCCAATTCTATTCTCTTAGATTTGGGTACagtaatatttttggaaaaggGACAAAAAGTTTTGGGTGAAGTCTTCGATGTTTTGGGACAAGTGGCAGATCCTTTATATTGTGTGCgttttaactcaaataaacaaattaaagaaaaacaaattaacgtAGGTGATGTAGTGTATGTGGCTCCTAAAACCCAATACACACAGTATGTGATATTAtccaatttaatgaaaataaaaggtTCTGATGCCTCATGGGAAAATGATGTAGAACCTCCACCAAGATTTTTAGATTACTCAGACGATGAACAAGAACAATTGGCTAGACGTCAATTACGCAACAAAGACAGACCTGTGGATAATGATGATCCAACCAAAAAACCCAGAACTATGGAAGATGAAGATGCTAACACAAATAGGTATCAACAGTCAAATAACTCGCAAAGGGGTCGCTACAATGagcaaagaaataataatagagGTGGTGGTGGAAGACCACGCTATAATGCGCCACCTCACCACAATCAACAAAGAGCTCCTAATCCCAATCATCATCGCAGCTCCTGGCATTCTAATTACTATCCACAATCTTATCCACATCAACCATCTACTGCTAATTATGGTATGCCACCAGTTCATAATCAGCCACCACCTTCTCAAGCATATCCACCACATGTACCTATGTATGGTATGCCTCCTATGCATAACATGCCATATCCGCCACCAACACAACCAGCTCAATATGGGGCACCACCCATGTTACACCAACATAATCCTCAAATAATACCAAATACATTTAGTATAAGACCTCCTACACTTCACGGACCTCCTCCACCTCATATGGCTCACCATCAACAGTACTCATCAACACCACCTCCACCGCCCGGAAGTCAATAA